A single window of Dehalococcoidia bacterium DNA harbors:
- a CDS encoding heterodisulfide reductase-related iron-sulfur binding cluster, with translation MMRVHQQAHAHDMRPSLADDIARCVHCGFCLQACPTYLELGMETDSPRGRIALIDAVASHRAEPTPSLLKHLDQCLQCRACETACPSGVQFGRIMETARADVLESPKRPLSWRLRVAALRQVLPHQSRIRTLMTAMRVYERSPLRKLVQRTGALRRVAPSLADAEQSMPHVPSERFRPSEQPEGLTKSVAMLTGCVMPHLYARTHEATVRVLNRLGYRVIMAADQTCCGALNVHAGDRRFARELAKRNIDAMLREDIEAIVVNSAGCGSTMKEYGDLLADDAEYAARAARFASMTRDLLEFIAVHDLGDLGAVPRVVTYQDSCHLVHAQRIAAAPRTIMSQIPALELREMATPDRCCGSAGLYSIVQGDLSRRLLGSKMDDVERTGAAIVATANPGCMMQLEAGFRSREIRGQAVHVIELLDESMRAAAPR, from the coding sequence ATGATGCGGGTGCACCAGCAGGCGCATGCGCACGACATGCGCCCTTCGCTTGCCGACGACATCGCTCGCTGCGTGCACTGCGGCTTCTGCTTGCAGGCGTGCCCAACGTACCTGGAACTCGGCATGGAGACGGATTCGCCTCGCGGCCGCATCGCTCTCATCGATGCCGTTGCGTCACACCGCGCCGAGCCGACGCCGTCGCTGCTCAAGCATCTGGACCAGTGCCTGCAGTGCCGGGCGTGCGAGACGGCCTGCCCCTCGGGCGTGCAGTTCGGCCGCATCATGGAGACCGCCCGCGCGGACGTCCTCGAAAGCCCGAAGCGGCCCCTGTCGTGGCGACTGCGCGTGGCGGCGCTGCGGCAGGTGCTTCCGCACCAGTCACGCATCCGCACGCTCATGACGGCCATGCGTGTGTACGAGCGCTCGCCGCTACGCAAGCTCGTGCAACGAACTGGCGCGCTCCGTCGCGTGGCGCCGTCGCTCGCCGATGCTGAGCAGTCGATGCCCCACGTGCCATCGGAGCGGTTCAGGCCATCCGAGCAGCCCGAAGGACTGACGAAGAGCGTCGCGATGCTCACCGGTTGCGTGATGCCGCACCTGTACGCGCGCACGCACGAGGCGACGGTGCGCGTGCTCAACCGTCTCGGTTATCGAGTGATCATGGCGGCAGACCAAACGTGCTGCGGCGCGCTCAACGTGCACGCCGGCGACCGCCGCTTCGCGCGCGAACTCGCAAAGCGCAATATCGACGCGATGCTGCGCGAAGACATCGAAGCGATCGTCGTGAACTCCGCGGGCTGCGGCTCGACGATGAAGGAGTACGGCGACCTGCTCGCTGACGACGCCGAATACGCCGCCCGGGCGGCTCGATTCGCATCGATGACGCGCGATCTGCTCGAGTTCATCGCCGTCCACGATCTGGGCGATCTGGGGGCCGTGCCGCGCGTCGTGACATACCAGGACTCGTGCCACCTCGTACACGCGCAGCGGATTGCTGCCGCGCCCCGGACGATCATGTCCCAGATACCCGCGCTTGAACTGCGCGAGATGGCGACGCCGGACCGCTGTTGCGGCAGCGCCGGACTGTACAGCATCGTCCAGGGTGACCTCTCGCGACGTCTGCTGGGGAGCAAGATGGACGACGTCGAGCGGACCGGCGCGGCGATCGTTGCCACGGCGAACCCCGGCTGCATGATGCAGCTTGAGGCCGGATTCCGTTCGCGCGAGATTCGCGGCCAAGCGGTGCACGTCATCGAACTGCTGGACGAGTCGATGCGCGCCGCCGCGCCCCGGTAA